A window of Akkermansia muciniphila contains these coding sequences:
- a CDS encoding glycosyltransferase family 2 protein yields the protein MVHGGQPPAPAVEKITPACRRACYAGQLREIRLRSVYCFSLIQFPVMNHSDLPSISIILTGHNEEYCIEDAIRSVFRQDYEGPLEIILSDDGSSDRTFVIMQEMAARYSGPHRVVLNRNETALGRGQHIRQIVELATHEWILRQDGDDCSFPWRCRVFARAVMEHPDAVAVASQMTQVYEEAGVPFKFPAFPAAPEGTLAVRLQTGPFSSGAHYGGSMMIRRSACQWGNSLPMTASFEDDLMAFYAWLQGNIYELPGTSLYYYRFAFKNICAINSAARFAGMKTARAFEKRERNVHLQLKKSKWTGLELCEDLLRSGNAVFRSREELLAEIEERKRIVEDIDHLLNWWDYPFHRRWELKGKGWMGMAHTLPQSLYLFCMVSFFKLRKVKKYLCGG from the coding sequence ATGGTCCATGGCGGGCAGCCGCCTGCGCCTGCTGTGGAAAAAATAACCCCGGCATGCCGCAGGGCCTGTTATGCTGGTCAACTCCGGGAGATTAGGCTAAGGTCTGTCTATTGTTTCTCCCTGATCCAGTTTCCCGTCATGAATCATTCCGATCTTCCCTCTATCAGCATCATTCTGACCGGGCATAATGAAGAATACTGTATTGAAGATGCCATCCGGAGTGTATTCCGGCAGGACTATGAGGGACCGTTGGAAATCATTCTGTCCGATGACGGTTCTTCCGACCGTACCTTTGTTATCATGCAGGAAATGGCTGCCCGGTACAGCGGGCCGCATAGGGTGGTTTTAAACCGGAATGAAACAGCCCTTGGGCGCGGACAGCACATACGGCAGATTGTGGAGCTGGCCACCCATGAATGGATTCTCCGCCAGGATGGGGATGATTGTTCCTTTCCCTGGCGGTGCAGGGTTTTTGCCCGGGCGGTGATGGAGCATCCGGATGCCGTGGCCGTTGCCAGCCAAATGACCCAGGTTTATGAAGAAGCCGGCGTTCCGTTTAAGTTTCCGGCGTTTCCGGCTGCTCCGGAAGGGACTTTGGCCGTCCGGCTCCAGACGGGGCCTTTTTCTTCCGGCGCCCATTACGGAGGGAGCATGATGATCCGGAGAAGCGCCTGCCAGTGGGGAAATTCCTTGCCGATGACGGCCAGCTTTGAAGATGATTTAATGGCATTTTATGCATGGCTCCAAGGGAATATTTATGAACTGCCGGGTACTTCCCTGTACTACTACAGATTTGCCTTCAAGAACATCTGTGCCATTAACAGCGCAGCGAGATTTGCCGGCATGAAGACGGCGCGGGCCTTTGAGAAAAGAGAACGGAACGTGCATTTGCAATTGAAAAAAAGCAAATGGACAGGCCTGGAATTATGCGAGGATCTGTTGAGATCCGGAAACGCGGTATTCCGGTCCCGCGAAGAATTGCTGGCGGAGATTGAGGAAAGGAAGAGAATTGTTGAAGACATTGACCATCTCCTGAACTGGTGGGATTATCCCTTCCACCGGAGATGGGAGTTAAAAGGAAAAGGGTGGATGGGCATGGCCCATACGTTGCCGCAAAGTCTCTATTTATTCTGCATGGTTTCCTTCTTTAAACTCAGGAAGGTTAAAAAATATCTTTGCGGCGGGTAA
- a CDS encoding lipopolysaccharide biosynthesis protein, translating into MNESRVKKSLQNARVNLVFYILILCISFFSRKIFLNCLGADFVGLTGTLLNLLNFLNLAELGVSTAIGYVLYKPIFNQDKTRINEIISVLGYMYRWIGLVIIGAGLVLACFLPLIFPSTGFSYGIIYFAYFSFLASSLIGYFANYRQALLGADQRNYVVAVYFQTATIIKILFQMLSAWYTGSYYLWIAIELLFGGIYSFILNWKINQVYPWLKSSVAMGRQLFRKYPEVIKYTRQLFVHRIGAFAQFQITPLLVYAFVSLQMVAYYGNYSIITDKLFSLVNNLLGSTEASVGNLIAEGDTAKIRRVFNELFSLRILIAGTICFTLYQLLEPFISLWLGSGYILSREIMILVIINLFIAITRGVTDQFLYGYGLFWDIWAPLAESVINITVAIIGGYLWGLPGILLGGISSLTLIVGIWKPFMLYTWGFRRNVMLYWLQFGYQLVLILAPAVLMSWVWKYIPLQPSLSFLNWFTCAFLMVVSYGGVTVLLMYCGTAGMRSMVHRAWSMAGSRLRLLWKK; encoded by the coding sequence ATGAACGAATCCCGCGTAAAAAAGAGTTTGCAGAACGCTCGTGTGAATCTTGTTTTTTACATCCTGATTCTGTGCATCTCCTTTTTTTCCAGAAAAATATTTTTAAATTGTCTGGGAGCCGATTTTGTCGGCTTGACAGGAACTTTATTAAACCTGCTGAATTTTCTCAATCTGGCGGAACTGGGTGTAAGTACGGCGATCGGCTATGTGCTTTATAAACCGATTTTTAACCAGGATAAAACCAGGATTAATGAAATCATTTCCGTCTTGGGCTACATGTACCGCTGGATAGGCCTGGTCATCATCGGTGCCGGGTTGGTGCTGGCATGTTTTCTGCCGTTGATTTTTCCTTCCACGGGGTTTTCCTATGGAATCATCTATTTTGCCTATTTTTCATTTCTGGCGTCTTCCCTGATTGGCTACTTCGCCAATTACAGGCAGGCTCTCCTGGGAGCGGACCAGAGGAATTACGTGGTAGCCGTCTATTTCCAGACGGCTACCATCATCAAGATTTTATTTCAAATGCTGTCCGCCTGGTATACCGGCAGCTACTATCTGTGGATCGCGATAGAACTGTTGTTTGGAGGAATCTATTCATTCATCCTGAATTGGAAAATCAACCAGGTATATCCGTGGCTGAAAAGCAGTGTTGCTATGGGCCGCCAGTTATTCAGGAAGTATCCGGAAGTTATCAAATATACCAGGCAGCTGTTTGTTCACAGGATTGGGGCTTTTGCCCAGTTCCAGATAACGCCGCTCCTGGTTTATGCCTTTGTCTCCCTGCAGATGGTGGCTTACTACGGCAACTATTCCATCATCACGGATAAGCTCTTTTCCCTGGTCAACAACCTGCTGGGCAGTACGGAAGCCAGTGTGGGGAATCTGATTGCAGAGGGGGATACGGCAAAAATACGCAGGGTATTTAATGAACTGTTCTCCCTGCGCATACTGATCGCCGGAACGATATGCTTCACCCTTTACCAGTTGCTGGAGCCCTTCATCTCCCTCTGGCTGGGTTCCGGGTATATCCTCTCCCGGGAAATCATGATTCTGGTAATCATTAATCTTTTCATTGCCATTACGCGGGGAGTAACGGATCAATTCCTGTACGGCTACGGCCTTTTCTGGGATATCTGGGCGCCGCTGGCGGAGAGCGTCATCAACATTACGGTGGCTATCATAGGAGGCTATCTCTGGGGACTGCCCGGAATTCTGCTTGGGGGCATCTCCAGCCTGACGCTGATTGTAGGCATCTGGAAGCCCTTCATGCTGTACACGTGGGGCTTCAGAAGGAATGTGATGCTCTACTGGCTTCAATTCGGTTACCAGCTGGTGCTGATTCTGGCGCCAGCCGTGCTGATGTCCTGGGTATGGAAATATATTCCCTTGCAGCCTTCCCTGTCTTTCCTGAACTGGTTCACCTGCGCCTTTCTGATGGTTGTGTCCTATGGCGGTGTAACAGTGCTTTTAATGTATTGCGGCACGGCGGGCATGCGCTCCATGGTGCACCGGGCATGGTCCATGGCGGGCAGCCGCCTGCGCCTGCTGTGGAAAAAATAA
- a CDS encoding glycosyltransferase family 4 protein, whose protein sequence is MSKGRILIVAYTFPPGEGGVGMASFEMAKGLRALGWDIHVLTREQNLPDDQSRPECCSVTSMPDSLTEDSPRLREYLDTLLEGLKPDFIIYHSWSNWCREELMEYAGAHRIPFILRSHGTGTNFSAFFRLRYPPFFGMKKWIGSFLSTRKSVLRTGKDAPLNQLVFLEPCGTLFKGFDYYYASKLKLPNACCIPNTFPALQRGTPFFREKYGLAGVSLFTCAASACTTKQQLLFIRHAKRMNLQNIVFLFLVPQRNPYAEQMEKAIGDHPGFRILYNLPRHEVEAAISESDAMFLYSYQEQQPLCILEAMSCGIPWIAPDIGCISVLKGGIMLKSRTAGCLKKALTSMLDPDTRKSLGAAGLRQWQQRYAPHAVYAQWEALLRSAKKSESIQAHEL, encoded by the coding sequence ATGAGTAAAGGCCGTATTTTAATCGTCGCCTATACATTTCCTCCGGGAGAGGGAGGGGTAGGAATGGCGTCTTTTGAAATGGCAAAAGGGCTGCGCGCCTTAGGATGGGACATTCACGTCCTCACCCGCGAACAGAACCTTCCGGATGATCAATCCCGTCCGGAATGCTGTTCCGTCACCTCCATGCCGGATTCCTTAACGGAAGACAGCCCGCGTTTAAGGGAATACCTGGATACCCTTCTGGAGGGCCTCAAGCCGGATTTCATCATATATCATTCCTGGTCAAACTGGTGCAGGGAGGAACTCATGGAATATGCCGGGGCACACCGCATCCCCTTCATCCTGCGCTCGCATGGCACGGGCACCAATTTTTCAGCCTTCTTCCGACTTCGTTACCCCCCCTTCTTCGGAATGAAAAAATGGATCGGCTCCTTTCTCAGTACCAGGAAGTCCGTTCTCCGTACGGGTAAAGATGCGCCCTTGAACCAACTTGTCTTTCTTGAACCCTGCGGAACCTTATTTAAAGGATTTGATTATTATTATGCCAGCAAGCTCAAGCTGCCCAACGCCTGCTGCATTCCCAACACTTTTCCGGCGTTGCAACGCGGGACCCCCTTCTTCAGGGAAAAATACGGATTAGCCGGTGTCTCCCTGTTCACCTGTGCGGCCAGCGCCTGCACGACAAAACAACAGCTTCTCTTCATCCGCCATGCAAAACGCATGAATTTGCAGAACATCGTTTTCCTTTTTCTCGTCCCTCAACGCAACCCGTATGCAGAGCAAATGGAAAAAGCCATTGGGGACCATCCCGGATTCCGCATTCTTTACAATCTTCCAAGGCATGAGGTGGAGGCCGCCATCTCGGAAAGCGACGCCATGTTCCTCTACTCCTACCAGGAACAACAGCCTTTGTGCATTTTGGAGGCCATGTCCTGCGGCATTCCCTGGATAGCTCCGGACATCGGCTGCATTTCCGTTTTAAAAGGCGGCATCATGCTGAAGAGCAGAACTGCCGGCTGCCTTAAAAAAGCTCTAACCTCCATGCTGGATCCTGATACCCGGAAAAGTTTAGGCGCCGCCGGGCTCCGGCAGTGGCAGCAGCGCTATGCTCCCCATGCCGTCTATGCCCAGTGGGAAGCCCTGCTCCGTTCCGCCAAAAAATCTGAAAGCATTCAAGCACATGAATTATAA
- a CDS encoding glycosyltransferase family 4 protein, producing MIPSKHTRPVLAIVSDMPLGRLIPSEFQEKDRSLTPWIFSLFKALANQTEYDIHWITLKKYVSGYTVKSLHHQTIHILPDSSLAIGLLTHHFSASRKIRRLLDQLNPDLIHVWGIELAYATACKTQPRPKLLSYQGSLIASCQRSKMKMFPKIQAFWEKRTTPEYHHITCESPWIHDRILEISPSAQVSLIEYGVEESFHHVERSPSATPECLFAGNLNELKGVRYLIQAFMKPSLQHVQLYVAGSGELRKKLEPASTPNIHWVGTLQRPELQKRLSSAWCLVHPTLGDASPNCVKEARVIGLPVITTCEGGQTQYVVDGKSGYIIPVRDSEALGQAVLSLTESLEKNMAMGLYGVDEIRKALKIELTCSKFLSLYGSLLNGKPSSLPD from the coding sequence ATGATCCCTTCCAAACATACCCGGCCCGTTCTCGCCATTGTCTCGGACATGCCGTTGGGGCGCCTGATTCCCAGCGAGTTTCAGGAAAAAGATCGTTCCCTGACACCATGGATTTTCTCTCTGTTCAAGGCTCTGGCAAACCAAACGGAATACGACATCCACTGGATCACCCTTAAGAAATATGTTTCCGGGTATACGGTCAAATCCCTCCATCATCAGACTATCCATATTTTGCCGGACTCCAGCCTGGCGATAGGTTTGCTCACCCACCATTTTTCCGCCTCCAGGAAAATCCGCCGTCTTCTGGACCAACTGAATCCGGACTTGATTCACGTCTGGGGCATTGAACTGGCATACGCGACCGCTTGTAAAACGCAACCGCGCCCCAAGCTGTTATCCTACCAGGGCTCACTGATTGCTTCTTGCCAACGTTCCAAAATGAAAATGTTCCCGAAGATTCAAGCTTTTTGGGAAAAACGGACCACTCCGGAATACCATCACATCACCTGTGAATCACCATGGATACATGACCGTATTCTGGAAATATCCCCTTCCGCCCAGGTTTCGCTCATTGAATACGGAGTGGAGGAGTCATTCCATCATGTTGAAAGATCACCCTCCGCTACTCCGGAATGCCTGTTTGCAGGAAACCTCAACGAATTAAAAGGCGTCAGGTACCTGATTCAGGCATTTATGAAACCCTCACTGCAGCATGTTCAACTTTATGTTGCCGGATCAGGCGAATTGAGGAAAAAACTGGAACCCGCAAGCACGCCCAATATCCATTGGGTTGGCACCTTGCAGCGCCCTGAACTGCAAAAACGGCTGTCGTCAGCATGGTGCCTGGTACACCCCACCCTGGGGGATGCCTCTCCCAACTGCGTCAAGGAGGCAAGAGTCATCGGGCTTCCCGTTATCACCACTTGCGAAGGGGGGCAGACCCAGTATGTCGTTGACGGCAAGTCCGGGTACATTATTCCCGTCAGAGACAGTGAAGCCCTTGGCCAGGCAGTCCTGTCCCTGACTGAATCCTTGGAAAAAAACATGGCCATGGGGCTTTACGGGGTTGATGAAATTAGAAAAGCTCTGAAAATTGAACTGACTTGCAGCAAATTCCTTTCCCTGTACGGCTCTTTGTTGAACGGCAAACCATCCTCCCTTCCGGATTGA
- the miaA gene encoding tRNA (adenosine(37)-N6)-dimethylallyltransferase MiaA, with translation MQPYPATLSTLFLAGPTGSGKSAVAVELADMLGAEIVSSDAYQVYREIPVLTAVPSPEEQARIPHHMISVIPVQMPWDATEHYHRAMRCVEDIHARGKTAIVTGGSGLYFKFLSHGLSEAPPGDASLRAAFAGYSTKELYARLYALDPEGAATTSPANRRYVERNLEIVLAGGKPLSFWKRNWLKPPRGPGWAITREVPELDGRIAARAARMMQEGAVEEVERLGPCSATAERTLGLTLIRSMLRGETTRETCQAQLALATRQYAKRQRTWLKREQWLRELPASPSTSPRELAERIMRELER, from the coding sequence ATGCAGCCATACCCAGCCACCCTCTCCACCCTGTTCCTTGCCGGTCCCACCGGATCCGGAAAATCCGCCGTGGCCGTGGAACTGGCGGACATGCTGGGCGCGGAGATCGTCAGCTCGGACGCCTACCAGGTGTACCGTGAAATTCCCGTCCTGACGGCGGTCCCTTCCCCGGAAGAACAGGCGCGCATCCCCCATCACATGATTTCCGTCATTCCCGTCCAGATGCCCTGGGACGCCACGGAACACTACCACCGGGCCATGCGGTGCGTGGAAGACATCCATGCGCGGGGAAAAACGGCCATCGTCACGGGAGGCTCCGGCCTGTACTTCAAATTCCTTTCCCACGGCCTGTCGGAAGCTCCGCCGGGAGACGCCTCCCTGCGCGCCGCCTTTGCAGGCTACTCCACGAAAGAGCTGTACGCCCGGCTCTACGCCCTGGACCCGGAAGGCGCGGCAACTACCAGCCCCGCCAACCGGCGTTACGTGGAGCGCAACCTGGAAATCGTCCTTGCAGGAGGAAAACCCCTTTCCTTCTGGAAGCGGAACTGGTTGAAACCGCCCCGTGGCCCAGGCTGGGCCATCACCCGGGAAGTTCCGGAACTGGACGGCAGAATAGCCGCCCGCGCCGCCCGCATGATGCAGGAGGGAGCCGTGGAGGAAGTGGAGCGGCTGGGCCCCTGCTCCGCCACGGCGGAACGCACCCTTGGCCTGACGCTCATACGCAGCATGCTGCGGGGGGAAACCACCCGTGAAACCTGCCAGGCGCAGCTGGCCCTGGCCACCCGCCAGTACGCCAAACGGCAGCGGACCTGGCTGAAACGCGAACAATGGCTCCGGGAGCTTCCCGCCTCCCCGTCCACCTCCCCCCGGGAACTTGCGGAGCGCATCATGAGGGAGCTGGAGCGTTAG